One Desulfovibrio fairfieldensis genomic window carries:
- a CDS encoding DctP family TRAP transporter solute-binding subunit, with translation MFRTIMSAAAILLFGASLALAAPVTLKLGHIAEPENPYGQGADHFAKLVKERTNGEVEIKVYPSSQLGNQRDLVEGLTFGTVDMTLTGTAVLGNFVPEVAVFDLPFIFRDVQHAYKALDTVGMDLCKKGEARGMITLAIWENGVRHMTNNVRPIKTPEDMKGLKFRVMEQPVYIEMMKALGASPTPMAMSELYTALQKGVIDGQENPLAHIATKHFYEVQKYLSLTGHTYASEPVLISTIAWKKLSPEQQRIVRKAAEDTRDWQRQLCRDLEGKFLKTIQDSGKCRVNEDVDKEAFAKATRGVWDIYTKRFGDDNIKAVLAVK, from the coding sequence ATGTTCCGCACCATCATGTCCGCCGCCGCCATTCTGCTGTTCGGCGCATCCCTGGCTCTGGCCGCGCCCGTCACCCTGAAACTGGGGCACATTGCCGAGCCTGAAAATCCCTACGGCCAGGGCGCGGACCATTTCGCCAAACTGGTGAAAGAGCGCACCAACGGCGAAGTGGAAATCAAGGTCTACCCCTCCAGCCAGCTGGGCAATCAGCGCGACCTTGTTGAAGGCCTGACCTTCGGCACGGTGGACATGACCCTCACCGGCACCGCCGTGCTGGGCAATTTCGTGCCCGAAGTGGCGGTCTTTGACCTGCCCTTCATTTTCCGCGACGTGCAGCACGCCTACAAGGCCCTGGACACCGTGGGCATGGATCTGTGCAAAAAGGGCGAGGCCCGGGGCATGATCACCCTGGCCATCTGGGAAAACGGCGTGCGCCACATGACCAACAACGTCCGCCCCATCAAGACCCCCGAAGACATGAAGGGCCTCAAATTCCGCGTCATGGAACAGCCCGTGTACATTGAAATGATGAAGGCCCTGGGCGCGAGCCCCACCCCCATGGCCATGAGCGAGCTGTACACCGCCTTGCAGAAGGGCGTCATCGACGGGCAGGAAAATCCCCTGGCCCACATCGCCACCAAGCACTTCTACGAGGTGCAGAAATATCTCTCCCTTACCGGGCATACCTATGCCTCCGAGCCCGTGCTGATCAGCACCATCGCCTGGAAAAAACTCAGCCCCGAACAGCAGCGGATCGTGCGCAAGGCCGCCGAGGACACCCGCGACTGGCAGCGCCAGCTCTGCCGCGACCTGGAAGGCAAATTCCTGAAGACCATCCAGGACAGCGGCAAGTGCCGGGTCAACGAGGATGTGGACAAGGAAGCCTTTGCCAAGGCCACGCGCGGCGTGTGGGACATCTACACCAAGCGCTTCGGCGACGACAACATCAAGGCCGTTCTGGCCGTGAAGTAA
- a CDS encoding uracil-xanthine permease family protein, producing MHADSGQHGGMDTTYNLRLRDCLLGAQMLFVAFGSLVLVPLLTGLNSNVALFTAGVGTLIFQICTRGKVPIFLASSFAFIAPIIYGAQTWGMALTLGGLFCSGLVYVLLSLLIRWRGMGIILRLLPPVVTGPVIVVIGLVLAPVAVNMALGKSGDGAQQLVPENTAMIISMASLAATVLVSLLGRGFLRLVPILCGITVGFGTALWLGVGGWDKVLAAPWLALPAFTFPEFSLEPILFIIPITLAPAIEHFGDIIAISSVTGRDYLKDPGIKNTMLGDGLATMAACAVGGPPNTTYSEVTGAVTLTRAFNPAVMTWAALCAILLSCVSKLGAFLASIPTPVMGGIMILLFGAIMVVGLNTLVRAREDLMEARNMVIVALIIIFGVGGMQFSIGSFKLGGIGLAAVTGVLLNLFLPRRRE from the coding sequence ATGCATGCGGACAGCGGGCAACACGGCGGCATGGACACGACCTATAATCTGCGCCTGCGGGATTGCCTGCTGGGCGCGCAAATGCTTTTTGTGGCCTTCGGCTCTCTGGTGCTGGTGCCGCTGCTCACCGGCCTGAACAGCAATGTGGCCCTGTTCACCGCCGGTGTGGGCACCCTGATCTTTCAGATCTGCACGCGCGGCAAGGTACCCATTTTTCTGGCCTCGTCCTTTGCCTTCATCGCGCCCATCATTTACGGCGCGCAGACCTGGGGCATGGCCCTGACGCTGGGCGGGCTGTTCTGCTCCGGTCTGGTCTACGTCCTTCTGAGCCTGCTGATCCGCTGGCGGGGCATGGGCATCATTCTGCGCCTGCTGCCGCCCGTCGTCACCGGTCCGGTGATTGTGGTCATCGGCCTTGTGCTCGCGCCCGTGGCCGTGAACATGGCCCTGGGCAAGAGCGGCGACGGCGCGCAGCAGCTCGTGCCGGAAAATACGGCCATGATCATCTCCATGGCCTCCCTGGCGGCCACGGTGCTGGTTTCTCTACTGGGTCGGGGCTTTTTGCGCCTGGTGCCCATTCTCTGCGGCATTACCGTGGGTTTCGGCACGGCCCTCTGGCTGGGCGTGGGCGGCTGGGACAAAGTGCTGGCCGCGCCCTGGCTGGCCCTGCCCGCCTTCACCTTTCCGGAATTTTCCCTGGAACCCATCCTTTTCATTATTCCCATCACCCTGGCCCCGGCCATTGAGCATTTCGGCGACATCATCGCCATCAGCTCGGTCACGGGCCGGGATTATCTCAAGGACCCGGGCATCAAAAATACCATGCTCGGCGACGGCCTGGCGACCATGGCCGCCTGCGCCGTGGGCGGACCGCCCAATACCACCTATTCCGAAGTCACCGGCGCGGTGACCCTGACCCGCGCCTTCAATCCCGCCGTGATGACCTGGGCCGCGCTCTGCGCCATTCTGCTCTCCTGCGTTTCCAAGCTGGGGGCCTTTTTGGCCTCCATTCCCACGCCGGTCATGGGCGGAATCATGATTCTGCTTTTCGGCGCCATCATGGTGGTGGGCCTGAACACCCTGGTGCGGGCCCGCGAGGATCTCATGGAAGCGCGCAATATGGTTATTGTGGCGCTGATCATCATTTTCGGCGTGGGCGGCATGCAGTTCAGCATCGGCAGCTTCAAGCTGGGCGGCATCGGCCTGGCCGCCGTGACCGGCGTGCTGCTCAACCTGTTTCTGCCCCGGCGTCGGGAATGA
- a CDS encoding TRAP transporter large permease, with protein sequence MTLWVILTSFVLILATGASIGVALGLSSAIVLYAVLDMPLIVVVQRMFTSVDSFSFMAVPFFMLAGAFMSDGGVTRRIVDFSMALVGALAGGLALVVAVAGMFFAALSGSSAATTAAIGASMIDEMERRGYPRSFAAAVVASGGTVGIVIPPSITMVVYGSIANTSIADLFIAGFAPGILMGVSMCVVSWVISKRNGYQGEGHFSVMRILRSFRECFWALMMPVIILGGIYTGIFTPTEAAAVAAVYGALVGFFIYRELTLAHLPKTLLSAAYNTTMIMFVVGAANLFGWILTNAQVPHMLAQSFATLTDSPIVFLMLVNVLLLFIGTLINASAAVVILTPILLPVATGMGIDPMFFGVLMVVNLAIGCITPPVGLDLFVVASITGLSIDKVTAKVMPYLIMLLVDLVLLTYFPSIITFLPDLLR encoded by the coding sequence ATGACATTGTGGGTTATTCTGACGTCCTTTGTGCTGATTCTGGCCACCGGCGCTTCCATCGGCGTGGCTTTGGGCCTTTCTTCGGCCATTGTGCTCTACGCCGTGCTGGATATGCCGCTCATCGTGGTGGTGCAGCGCATGTTCACCTCGGTGGATTCCTTTTCCTTCATGGCCGTGCCCTTCTTTATGCTGGCCGGGGCCTTCATGTCCGACGGCGGCGTGACCCGCCGCATCGTTGACTTTTCCATGGCCCTGGTGGGCGCGCTGGCCGGCGGCCTCGCCCTGGTGGTGGCCGTGGCGGGCATGTTCTTCGCGGCTCTCTCGGGCTCCTCGGCCGCCACCACAGCGGCCATCGGCGCGTCCATGATCGATGAAATGGAGCGGCGCGGTTATCCCCGTTCCTTCGCGGCGGCCGTGGTGGCCAGCGGCGGCACCGTGGGCATCGTCATTCCGCCGTCCATCACCATGGTGGTCTACGGTTCCATTGCCAACACTTCCATTGCCGACCTGTTCATCGCGGGTTTCGCGCCCGGCATTCTCATGGGCGTGAGCATGTGCGTGGTGAGCTGGGTCATTTCCAAAAGAAACGGCTATCAGGGCGAGGGGCATTTCTCGGTCATGCGCATTCTGCGCTCCTTCAGGGAATGCTTCTGGGCGCTGATGATGCCGGTGATCATTCTCGGCGGCATTTACACGGGCATTTTCACGCCCACGGAGGCCGCCGCCGTGGCCGCCGTGTACGGAGCCCTGGTGGGCTTTTTCATCTACAGGGAGCTGACCCTGGCCCATCTGCCCAAAACCCTGCTCAGCGCGGCCTACAACACTACGATGATCATGTTCGTGGTGGGCGCGGCCAACCTGTTCGGCTGGATTCTGACCAACGCCCAAGTGCCGCACATGCTGGCCCAGAGCTTCGCCACCCTCACCGACAGCCCCATTGTTTTCCTCATGCTGGTCAACGTGCTGCTGCTCTTTATCGGCACGCTGATCAACGCCTCGGCCGCGGTGGTCATTCTCACGCCCATTCTGTTGCCCGTGGCCACGGGCATGGGCATCGACCCCATGTTCTTCGGGGTGCTCATGGTGGTGAACCTGGCCATCGGCTGCATCACCCCGCCCGTGGGCCTGGACCTCTTTGTGGTGGCCTCCATCACCGGCCTGTCCATCGACAAGGTCACGGCCAAGGTCATGCCCTATCTGATCATGCTGCTGGTGGACCTGGTGCTGCTGACCTACTTCCCGTCCATCATCACCTTCCTGCCCGATCTGCTGCGCTGA
- the tatA gene encoding twin-arginine translocase TatA/TatE family subunit codes for MLDLFSIPHLLMVLLVVMLLFGTKKLPEISAGLGKAIKNFKQAVNEPDEIDISHKKSDTNKSDS; via the coding sequence ATGTTGGATTTATTCAGTATACCGCATCTGCTCATGGTTCTGCTGGTTGTAATGCTGTTGTTCGGCACGAAAAAGCTGCCTGAAATCAGTGCCGGGCTCGGCAAGGCCATCAAAAACTTCAAACAGGCCGTCAACGAACCGGATGAAATAGATATCAGCCACAAAAAAAGCGATACGAACAAGTCGGACAGCTAA
- a CDS encoding APC family permease, which yields MGDSEKHCHAGERREELEKTLRPVEVLALALGAIVGWGCFVLPGIRFLPDAGPIGTIIAFFVGALFQCIVALSYSFLIKPYPVAGGAFAYAYAGFGTKGAFICGWALVLSYICVIAANAMAMILLTRYLLPGVFDVGYLYTIAGWDINAGELAFVSAVLLLFGWMNFRGMSAASAIQVFLAFALTIGVLVLTFGTIQAETSIWSNLEPFFAEDRSPLACVLMVLALTPWLYVGFDTIPQTAEEFTFSPHKARDLMLLSIICGAIIYALVTLCVAGLIPYKELLAQNHAWATGWVADQVFGRWGGVALTVPVLAGILTGMNGFFMATTRLLFSMGRSKFLPNFFASVHPRYNTPWKSVIFTLALCLIVPWFGRAALIWIVDMSAIGTALAYLFTSLTAFKYLAQNPDIPEARWGKPVCLIGAATSIICFILLVFPSSPAAISVPSWIMLFIWVGLGGLFYLNRREELLHIPHSRLRYLLFGKSDYPVLFKEADEEESEPSASVQ from the coding sequence ATGGGTGATTCAGAAAAGCACTGTCATGCGGGCGAGCGGCGTGAAGAACTTGAAAAAACGCTTCGCCCCGTCGAAGTGCTGGCCCTGGCTTTGGGTGCCATTGTGGGCTGGGGCTGTTTTGTGTTGCCGGGGATACGCTTTCTGCCCGATGCCGGTCCCATCGGAACAATCATCGCTTTCTTTGTTGGCGCGTTGTTCCAGTGCATTGTGGCTCTGAGCTACAGTTTTCTGATCAAACCCTACCCCGTGGCCGGCGGCGCGTTCGCGTACGCCTACGCGGGCTTCGGCACCAAGGGCGCCTTCATCTGCGGCTGGGCCCTGGTGCTCAGCTATATCTGCGTCATCGCGGCCAACGCCATGGCCATGATCCTCCTGACACGCTATCTCCTGCCCGGCGTTTTCGACGTGGGTTACCTCTATACTATCGCGGGCTGGGACATCAACGCGGGAGAGCTGGCCTTTGTTTCCGCGGTGCTGTTGCTGTTCGGCTGGATGAATTTCAGGGGTATGAGCGCAGCCAGCGCCATCCAGGTCTTTCTGGCCTTTGCCCTGACCATTGGTGTGCTGGTGTTGACCTTCGGCACCATCCAGGCCGAGACCTCCATCTGGAGCAATCTTGAGCCGTTCTTCGCCGAAGACCGCTCTCCCCTGGCCTGCGTGCTGATGGTGCTGGCCCTGACCCCCTGGCTCTACGTGGGCTTCGACACCATCCCCCAGACCGCCGAGGAATTCACCTTTTCCCCGCACAAGGCACGGGATCTGATGCTGCTTTCGATCATTTGCGGCGCCATTATCTACGCCCTTGTAACCCTGTGCGTGGCCGGGCTCATCCCTTACAAGGAGCTTTTGGCCCAGAATCACGCCTGGGCCACCGGCTGGGTAGCGGATCAGGTCTTCGGGCGCTGGGGCGGCGTGGCCTTGACTGTGCCGGTGCTGGCGGGCATTCTGACGGGCATGAACGGCTTTTTCATGGCCACCACCCGTCTGCTGTTCAGCATGGGACGCAGCAAATTCCTGCCCAACTTCTTTGCCTCTGTGCATCCCCGCTACAATACGCCCTGGAAGAGCGTGATCTTCACCTTGGCGCTCTGCCTCATCGTGCCGTGGTTCGGACGCGCCGCCCTGATCTGGATCGTGGACATGTCCGCCATCGGCACGGCGCTGGCCTACTTGTTCACCAGCCTGACCGCCTTCAAATATCTGGCCCAGAATCCTGACATCCCCGAAGCCCGCTGGGGCAAGCCCGTCTGCCTGATCGGCGCGGCCACTTCCATTATCTGCTTTATCCTGTTGGTCTTCCCCAGTTCTCCGGCGGCCATCAGCGTGCCGTCGTGGATCATGCTCTTTATCTGGGTGGGTCTGGGCGGCCTGTTCTATCTGAACAGACGTGAGGAGTTACTGCATATTCCCCATTCCCGGCTGCGCTACCTGCTGTTCGGCAAAAGCGATTATCCGGTGCTGTTCAAGGAAGCTGACGAAGAAGAGTCG
- a CDS encoding alanine racemase, which translates to MRRHHLPTPSLLLDEARLRRNIARLDERLRAPGVALRPHCKTCKSMDVARLCMVSPQGPITVSTLAEAEYFAEHGVTDICYAVGVTPGKLARALALRQRGIRLSLLLDSAESARQLAAFARERKHIFDLLLEIDCDGHRSGLRPDDPELTETAALLAGAGQNLMGVLTHAGSAYDLPNPGPEVFAALAEQERGAAVRAAQRLREAGHACPVVSVGSTPTAFYGENFTGVSEVRAGVYMFQDLVMAGLGVCRPEDIALSVLCTVIGRRKDSGNLVVDAGWMALSRDTGLPGRFAREGYGLVCDADGKPLPGLRVAETNQEHGIIAACEGLCPPLPVGTLLRVLPVHACATAAAFDAYHVCRGQEITAVWPRCRGW; encoded by the coding sequence GTGCGACGACATCATCTGCCCACCCCTTCCCTGCTCCTGGATGAAGCCCGTCTGCGCCGCAACATCGCCCGCCTGGACGAGCGTCTGCGCGCTCCGGGCGTGGCGTTGCGCCCGCACTGCAAAACCTGCAAAAGCATGGACGTGGCGCGGCTCTGCATGGTCTCCCCGCAGGGACCCATCACCGTCTCCACCCTGGCGGAGGCCGAATATTTCGCGGAACACGGCGTCACGGACATCTGCTACGCCGTGGGCGTCACGCCGGGCAAGCTGGCGCGCGCTCTGGCTCTGCGTCAGCGGGGCATACGCCTCTCCCTGCTGCTGGACAGCGCGGAGAGCGCCCGCCAACTGGCCGCCTTTGCCCGGGAGCGCAAACACATTTTTGATCTGCTGCTGGAAATCGACTGCGACGGCCACCGTTCCGGCCTGCGCCCGGACGACCCGGAGCTGACGGAGACCGCGGCCCTGCTGGCCGGGGCCGGGCAGAACCTGATGGGCGTGCTGACACACGCCGGTTCAGCCTACGATCTGCCCAATCCCGGTCCTGAGGTTTTCGCGGCCCTGGCCGAGCAGGAGCGCGGCGCGGCCGTGCGCGCGGCGCAACGCCTGCGCGAGGCAGGGCACGCCTGCCCGGTGGTCAGCGTGGGCTCCACGCCCACGGCTTTTTACGGCGAGAATTTCACGGGCGTCAGCGAAGTGCGGGCCGGGGTCTATATGTTTCAGGATCTGGTCATGGCCGGTCTGGGCGTCTGCCGCCCGGAAGACATCGCCCTGTCCGTGCTCTGCACGGTCATCGGCCGCCGGAAAGACAGCGGCAATCTGGTGGTGGACGCGGGCTGGATGGCTCTGTCGCGCGATACGGGCCTGCCGGGGCGCTTCGCCCGGGAGGGTTACGGTCTGGTCTGCGATGCCGACGGCAAGCCGCTGCCCGGACTGCGCGTGGCGGAAACCAATCAGGAACACGGCATCATCGCCGCGTGCGAGGGCCTGTGCCCGCCCCTGCCTGTGGGCACCCTGCTGCGCGTTCTGCCCGTGCACGCCTGTGCCACGGCCGCCGCTTTTGACGCCTACCACGTTTGCCGGGGGCAGGAAATCACGGCTGTCTGGCCCCGCTGCCGGGGCTGGTGA
- a CDS encoding DMT family transporter — translation MSGQIILLVLGAALLHASWNIIVKGGDNKLFESAMNALGGGLGALCILPFLPVPDKSAWGLLALSCCCHLTYYICIAEAYKVTDLSLGYTIMRGSAPMLTALVLCFMGVPLSLTGWGGVLLLCSGILALALEQKFSHKASLKGILYSLRTSFVIMGYTLADGYGARASGNGVSYTCWIFFLNIFPLHLYVLSRYGTEYLRYLRKRAVVGISGGLAGLGSYGIAIWAMTVAPIALVAALRETSVIFGMIMAVLFLGEKLSAVRVLAILLVMGGAMILRMG, via the coding sequence ATGTCCGGCCAGATCATCCTTCTTGTGCTCGGCGCGGCCCTACTGCACGCATCCTGGAACATCATCGTCAAAGGCGGGGACAACAAGCTTTTTGAATCCGCCATGAACGCCCTGGGCGGCGGTCTGGGCGCGCTCTGCATTCTGCCTTTCCTGCCCGTGCCGGACAAAAGCGCCTGGGGCCTCCTGGCGCTTTCCTGCTGCTGCCACCTGACGTATTACATCTGCATTGCCGAAGCCTACAAGGTGACGGACCTTTCCCTGGGCTACACCATCATGCGCGGCAGCGCGCCCATGCTCACGGCCCTGGTGCTCTGCTTTATGGGGGTTCCGCTGAGCCTCACCGGCTGGGGCGGCGTGTTGCTGCTCTGCTCGGGCATTCTGGCGTTGGCCCTGGAACAGAAATTCAGCCATAAAGCCAGCCTCAAAGGCATTCTTTACTCCCTGCGCACGTCTTTCGTCATCATGGGCTACACCCTTGCCGACGGCTACGGCGCGCGCGCCAGCGGCAACGGCGTGAGCTACACCTGCTGGATATTCTTCCTGAACATCTTTCCCCTGCACCTCTACGTGCTGTCCCGCTACGGCACGGAATACCTGCGCTACCTGCGCAAGCGGGCCGTGGTGGGCATCAGCGGCGGTCTGGCCGGACTGGGCTCCTACGGCATCGCCATCTGGGCCATGACCGTGGCCCCCATCGCCCTGGTGGCCGCCTTGCGCGAAACGTCAGTCATTTTCGGCATGATCATGGCTGTGCTGTTTCTGGGCGAAAAGCTTTCCGCCGTCCGCGTGCTGGCCATCCTGCTGGTCATGGGCGGGGCCATGATTCTGCGCATGGGTTGA
- a CDS encoding deoxyguanosinetriphosphate triphosphohydrolase, producing the protein MTVHAEQWQKLLAPHRITGTGTRCYELSDDRNPFLQDYDRIVFSSSFRRLAKKTQVHPLSRNDHIHNRLTHSLEVSCVGRSLGILAGQAVAGRGDMPQGFTPVHFGQIVQAACLAHDIGNPPFGHAGESAIQDWFKDEQNGGNYLKELREYEKTDFKTFDGNAQGFRLINRIENNKDRGGFRLTFPVIAALVKYPNSSYEAVGSDSKKFNYYAAEKNIFCQVFETLGLSCGGFRRHPLSYLLEAADDVCYRIIDMEDARELRIISYEDILDVLEPLKAALNIDEEKQKVMDSDRRRAGFLRAQLISHIVRSLGRTFEDKYAEIMEGRLEGSLLKHAESDVADYLERAKRIFTEKILNNNQKISLEVGAYNLYRRLLDVFIPACFKVKMNRSLTYQEERALHLMGVNAPTHDDDLYQSYLRVLDFISGMTDDYATFISRQFSGTAG; encoded by the coding sequence ATGACTGTGCATGCGGAACAATGGCAAAAACTGCTCGCCCCGCACCGGATAACCGGTACGGGAACCCGCTGTTATGAGCTGTCGGACGACAGGAACCCCTTTCTACAGGATTACGACAGAATCGTATTTTCCAGTTCGTTCCGCAGGCTTGCGAAAAAGACGCAGGTGCATCCCCTGAGCCGGAACGATCATATTCACAACCGATTGACTCATTCCCTGGAAGTCAGTTGCGTGGGGCGCTCGCTGGGCATTCTGGCGGGGCAGGCGGTAGCCGGGCGGGGAGACATGCCCCAAGGTTTCACGCCGGTCCATTTCGGGCAGATCGTGCAGGCCGCCTGCCTGGCCCATGATATCGGCAACCCGCCGTTCGGGCATGCCGGGGAATCCGCCATCCAGGACTGGTTCAAGGACGAGCAGAACGGCGGCAACTATCTGAAGGAACTCAGGGAATACGAAAAAACCGACTTCAAGACCTTTGACGGCAACGCCCAGGGCTTCCGGCTGATCAACCGGATTGAAAACAATAAGGATCGCGGCGGGTTCCGCCTGACCTTTCCGGTCATTGCCGCTCTGGTCAAATATCCGAACTCTTCCTATGAGGCTGTGGGGAGCGATTCAAAAAAATTCAACTATTATGCGGCGGAAAAAAATATCTTCTGTCAGGTGTTTGAAACGCTGGGCCTCAGTTGCGGCGGGTTCCGCCGCCATCCGCTTTCCTATCTGCTGGAGGCCGCCGACGATGTCTGCTACCGCATTATTGACATGGAAGACGCGCGGGAGCTGCGGATCATCTCGTATGAGGACATCCTCGACGTGCTGGAGCCGTTGAAAGCGGCCCTGAACATTGACGAGGAAAAACAGAAGGTTATGGATTCCGACAGGCGGCGGGCGGGCTTTCTCCGCGCGCAGCTGATTTCGCATATCGTGCGCTCGCTGGGCCGGACCTTTGAGGACAAGTACGCGGAGATCATGGAGGGCCGCCTGGAAGGGAGCCTGCTCAAGCACGCGGAAAGCGACGTCGCCGACTATCTGGAGCGGGCGAAAAGGATTTTTACTGAAAAGATCCTGAACAATAACCAGAAGATTTCCCTGGAGGTGGGCGCGTACAATCTGTACCGGCGGCTTCTGGACGTCTTTATTCCGGCCTGCTTCAAGGTCAAGATGAACCGCAGTCTCACCTATCAGGAGGAACGGGCGCTGCATCTCATGGGCGTGAACGCTCCGACGCACGACGACGATCTCTATCAATCATATCTGCGCGTCCTTGATTTCATTTCCGGCATGACGGACGATTATGCCACGTTCATTTCCAGGCAGTTTTCCGGCACGGCCGGTTGA
- a CDS encoding TRAP transporter small permease — MIALSRFLEKMLKALVIVANAAMLLLVFGQVITRYVFGWTPHFGEELARYLFVWVVFLSLPLVARYGGHMCIETLTSRVKGATLKTLNILADIFSIAFLSIMVWNGVRMVMLADFQTSPAMMIPMSWVYVVIPFGCGVMLLYVLGNLVRVLKTPAAELK, encoded by the coding sequence ATGATCGCATTGTCCAGATTTTTAGAAAAGATGCTCAAGGCCCTGGTGATTGTCGCCAATGCGGCCATGTTGCTGCTGGTGTTCGGGCAGGTCATCACGCGTTATGTGTTCGGCTGGACCCCGCATTTCGGGGAAGAGCTTGCGCGTTATCTCTTCGTCTGGGTGGTTTTTCTTTCGTTGCCCCTGGTGGCCCGTTACGGCGGGCATATGTGCATCGAAACCCTGACCAGCCGCGTCAAGGGCGCTACGCTCAAGACGCTGAATATCCTTGCCGACATTTTCTCCATCGCCTTTTTGTCCATCATGGTCTGGAACGGCGTGCGCATGGTCATGCTGGCCGATTTCCAGACCTCGCCGGCCATGATGATCCCCATGTCCTGGGTGTATGTGGTCATTCCGTTCGGCTGCGGCGTCATGCTGTTGTATGTTCTCGGCAACCTCGTGCGCGTCCTCAAAACGCCCGCCGCGGAACTGAAGTAG
- a CDS encoding DUF362 domain-containing protein, with translation MPATVYYADMHSRSLEDSKIAKVARLCDAVGLKKIIKKNDLTAIKLHFGEYGNDTHLNPSLVRQVVDKVMDAGGKPFLTDTTTLYSGSRHNAVDHLQTAYLHGFAPSVVRAPVIIADGLYGENDVPVRIKAKHFKDVHIATEIRRAPSMVVLSHFKGHEMAGFGGAIKNLAMGGASVPGKKDQHATHVQVDEKTCVGCGKCVKACPQKALSLRKKKSQVDVNRCIGCFECITVCPVKAISLDWATEMTPFMERLTEYAYGVVKGRQKRICYINFVLNVTPDCDCVAWSDAPLVPDLGILASTDPVALDQACFDLVNKAPSLDPKLDGDAPDKFTARWPNTRGDVQLSYGEELGMGSRKYKLEKI, from the coding sequence ATGCCAGCCACCGTCTATTATGCGGATATGCACAGCCGTTCACTTGAGGACAGCAAAATCGCCAAGGTGGCCCGCCTCTGCGACGCCGTGGGCCTGAAAAAAATCATCAAAAAAAATGACCTCACGGCCATCAAACTCCATTTCGGCGAATACGGCAACGACACCCATCTCAATCCCTCCCTGGTGCGCCAGGTGGTGGACAAGGTCATGGACGCCGGGGGCAAGCCCTTTCTGACGGACACCACCACCCTGTATTCCGGCAGCCGCCACAATGCCGTGGATCATCTTCAGACCGCCTATCTGCACGGTTTCGCCCCTTCGGTGGTGCGCGCCCCGGTCATCATAGCCGACGGCCTGTACGGCGAGAACGACGTGCCCGTGCGTATCAAGGCCAAGCATTTCAAGGACGTTCACATCGCCACTGAAATCCGTCGCGCGCCCTCCATGGTGGTGCTTTCGCACTTCAAGGGCCATGAGATGGCCGGTTTCGGCGGCGCCATCAAAAATCTGGCTATGGGCGGCGCTTCGGTACCCGGCAAAAAGGACCAGCACGCCACCCACGTGCAGGTGGACGAAAAAACCTGTGTGGGCTGCGGCAAGTGCGTCAAAGCCTGTCCGCAAAAGGCCCTGAGCCTGCGCAAGAAAAAAAGCCAGGTGGACGTGAACCGCTGCATCGGCTGTTTCGAGTGCATCACGGTTTGCCCGGTCAAGGCCATCAGCCTTGACTGGGCCACGGAAATGACCCCGTTCATGGAACGCCTGACCGAATACGCTTACGGCGTGGTCAAAGGCCGCCAGAAGCGGATCTGCTACATCAACTTCGTGCTCAACGTCACCCCGGACTGCGACTGCGTGGCCTGGAGCGACGCCCCCCTGGTGCCGGATCTGGGCATTCTGGCCTCCACTGACCCCGTGGCGCTGGATCAGGCCTGTTTCGACCTCGTGAACAAGGCCCCCAGCCTGGACCCGAAACTGGACGGCGACGCGCCCGACAAGTTCACGGCCCGCTGGCCCAACACCCGTGGCGACGTCCAGCTGAGTTACGGCGAGGAACTCGGCATGGGCAGCCGCAAATACAAGCTGGAAAAAATCTAG
- the upp gene encoding uracil phosphoribosyltransferase — protein MAVYVVDHPLVRHKLGILRMESTSTREFRTVANEVARLLIYEATKNFRTEKHVVRGWAGPVEVEAISGKKVTVVPILRAGLGLMDGVLDMIPGAKISVVGLYRNESTLEPVEYYVKLAKDLEQRLAIILDPMLATGGSLIAAIDLLKKHGCRRICSLNLVCAPEGIARVEAAHPDVDIYTAAIDDHLNENGYIIPGLGDAGDRIFGTK, from the coding sequence ATGGCCGTCTACGTGGTTGATCATCCTCTCGTGCGCCATAAGCTGGGCATCCTGCGCATGGAGTCCACCTCCACCCGCGAATTCCGCACCGTAGCCAATGAAGTGGCCCGCCTGCTGATCTATGAAGCCACCAAGAATTTCCGTACGGAAAAGCACGTGGTGCGGGGCTGGGCCGGGCCGGTGGAAGTGGAGGCCATTTCGGGCAAAAAAGTGACCGTGGTGCCCATTCTGCGGGCGGGGCTCGGGCTCATGGACGGCGTGCTGGACATGATCCCCGGCGCGAAGATCAGCGTGGTGGGCCTGTACCGCAATGAAAGCACGCTGGAGCCGGTGGAATACTACGTCAAGCTGGCCAAGGACCTGGAGCAGCGCCTGGCCATCATCCTGGACCCCATGCTGGCGACGGGCGGCTCGCTGATCGCCGCCATCGACCTGCTGAAAAAGCACGGCTGCCGCCGGATATGCAGTCTCAATCTGGTCTGCGCGCCCGAGGGCATTGCCAGGGTCGAGGCCGCGCACCCGGATGTGGATATCTACACCGCCGCCATCGATGACCATCTCAATGAAAACGGTTACATTATTCCGGGCTTGGGCGACGCCGGGGACCGCATTTTCGGCACCAAGTAG